The window CCGACACCCCCGCCAGCGCGGCGACGTCGGAGATCGTGGGGCGGCCGGTGGACCCGCGGACGGCCGTCATGGCGCCTTCCGACCGGACGGGGCGCCGGGGGCTTGCTCGCGCACCAGTGCCGCTCCCTTCGCTGTGGCGGGCTTCCCCGCGCTCGCGCCGCCGCTCCCGGGTGTCGCGGGCATGGCGGGGGCGGGGCACGGACAGGTCGCCCGTGGGTGTGTGGAGGGCTTCCCGACGCGTGCCGGGGAGTCCTCGGGAAAACGATGAACCCGAACGTTTCGGCGGACCCTACCGCAGTGAGAGAGGTTTTTCCAGGTCTCGACACCCTAGTGGGAAAACGATATATCTACGACGTCAGGCACAGCGCGGGGAGTTGGCGGCACAGCGCGGCGCGACTCCGCCGGGCTCACCAGGGCCCCGGTCCGCGGGGGCGCGCCACCGTCCGGCCGCCCCCGCGGACCGGTTACGCCGGGTGTCGCGGTACACCCCCACCCACGAGGAAGCACCCATGAGGATCACCTCCGCCGACGTCATCGTGACGTGCCCGGGACGCAACTACGTCACCCTCAAGATCACCACCGAGGACGGGACCACCGGCCTCGGCGACGCCACCCTGAACGGCCGCGAACTCTCCGTCGCCTCCTACCTGCGCGACCACGTCTGCCCGCTGCTCGTGGGCCGCGACTCCGGACGTATCAACGACATCTGGCAGTACCTGTACCGCGGCGCCTACTGGCGGCGCGGCCCCGTCACCATGACCGCGATCGCCGCCGTGGACTGCGCCCTGTGGGACATCCTCGGCAAGCGGGTCGGCAAGCCCGTCCACCAGTTGCTCGGCGGAGCCGCGCGCGACGGCGTCATGGTCTACGGCCACGCCAGCGGCCAGTCCGTGGACGACCTCCTGGACTCGGTCGGCGGCTTCCTGGACCAGGGGTACCGGGCGGTGCGTGTGCAGGCCGCCGTCCCGGGCCTGGAGAGCACCTACGGGCTGCACCACCCCGGCACCGGCCACACCTACGAGCCCGCCGACGCGGCGATGCCCACCGACAACGTCTGGCACACCCCCGCCTACCTGGACTTCGCGCCCGAGATGATGAAGGCGGTCCGGGAGAGGTTCGGCTACGGCTTCCACCTGCTGCACGACGTGCACCACCGGCTCTCCCCGTTGGAGGCCGCCCAGCTGGGCAGGTCGCTGGAGCCCTACCGCATGTTCTGGATCGAGGACCCCACCCCGGCCGAGGACCAGGAGGCGTTCCGCACGATCCGCCAGCACACCACCACCCCGCTGGCGGTGGGGGAGGTCTTCAACACGATCTGGGACTGCCAGCACCTGATCACCGAGCGGCTCATCGACTACATCCGCATGTCGGTCTCGCACAGCGGGGGCATCACGCACCTGCGGCGGATCTTCGACCTGGCCGACCTGTACGGGGTGCGCACCGGCTCGCACGGCGCGGGCGACCTGTCGCCGGTGTCGTTCGCCGCGGCCCTGCACCTGGACCTGACCGTGCCCAACTTCGGCATCCAGGAGTACATGGGGCACCTGGAGCCCGCCAGCGAGGTGTTCCGGACCTCCTACACCTTCGCGGACGGCTACATGCACCCGGGCGACGCGCCGGGTCTGGGGGTGGAGATCGACGAGGAGGCCGCGGCCCGCTACCCCTACGAGGCCCGGTACCTGCCGGTCAACCGCAGGCTCGACGGCTCGATGCACGACTGGTGAGGCGTCCGCCCCGGCCAGGTGGGACCCGGTCCCGTCCTTCGGACCGGCCTCGGCTCGCGGGGGTCCGGTCCGGGCGCGCACGGGCCCTCCCCGCCTGCGCCCGGCGCCGCCCGCCGTCCGGCAGCCGTGCTGCGCCTGAACGGCGCGTTCCGGCACCGTGACGCCACGCCGGGGCGGGCGCGCGGGGGACGCGCGCCCGCCCCGGCGGGGAAGGGGCGTCTAGGACGCGACGCCGCTGAGCTCGTTGGGCTCGGCGTCCAGGGTCACCGAGGCCGTGACCTCACCGGACTCCAGGTCCAGGGCGTGGACCTGCTTCGTGGCGGGGTCGCTCACGTAGGCGGTCGCGCCGCGCACGAACAGCGCCGGGCGGGGCTGCTGCCACTCCAGCGGCTCCTGCCACTCGTCCATGACCTCGATGCTGTCCACGACCTCGCCCGCCTCGGGGTCGATCACGTGCAGGCTGCCGTCGGTGCCCAGGACCAGGGCCTCCCCCTCGGGGCCGCGGCCCAGGGAGCGGAAGGTGTAGCTGGCGGGCAGGTCCACCAGGGTCAGGTCGCCCGCGGCGGTGTCCACGAGCGCGACCCGCTCGGGACGCTCCAGCTCGGCGTCGGGGTCGGTCTTGTAGTCGCCCAGCACGATCGGCGACTCCTCGCTCCCGGCCTGGTTGCCGATGCGCCCGTACTCGTCGGGGCTGTCCACCTTGGTGAACCCGCCGTCCTGGTAGACCAGGACGCCGTCCTCGCAGCCGATGACGACCGCCTCGCCCTCGGCGGTGGTCTCGCCGTGCACGCCCGGGCACTCCTCGCTGCGGGCGACCTCCTCGCCGGAGGCGTCCAGGACGACGGCGCCGACGCGCTCCTCCTCGTCGCCCAGGGTCAGCAGCATCTCGCCGTCGGCCAGCTCCACGGCCACGCCGTGGTGGGCCTCCTCCGCGTTGGTCACGTCGGTCTCGGGCAGGCCGTCGCCGAGGGAGTCGGTGTCGAAGGCGGTGATCTCGCCGCTGCCGTCGGCGAACAGCACGGTCCGGCCCGCGTGCCGGACGACGTGCCCGGGGGTGTCGGCGGGGAAGAGGGTGTCGGTCAGCTCCGCGCCGGCCGCGTCCAGGACCTGGAAGCCCTCCGAGGTGGAGACCAGCACGTGCCGGTCGTCGCCCGCCGGGTTGATCCGGTTGAACCCCTCCAGGGCGATGTCCTGGACGACCTCCAGGGTCTGGCCGTCCAGGACGTACAGGCCGCCGTCGTAGGTGGTGACGACCGGGTTGTCCACCACGGCCTGCGCGGCGGCCCGCTCCTCGCCGCCCTGCTCCTGCGGGGCCTCCTCGCCGGTTCCGCAGGCGGTCAGCAGCAGTCCTGCGGACAGCAGCACGGGCAGCGCCGCCCGTGCCGGGAACCGCGTCGTCGCGTTGTTCGTCGGGGTGTTCACGTTTCTCTCTTTCGGGGTGGAAGGGTCCGCTGCGGGCGGGGGGAGGTGCCGCCGCGGTCGTGCCGGGACTGCGGCCCGGTCACTCGCCACGCAGTCCGGTGGCGATGGCCTCGGTGTTGGAGCGCATCATCTCCAGGTAGGTGGCCGCGCCCCCGCCCTCCTCGCTGAGCGACTCGGAGAACAGGGGGACGACCTCGATGTGCACGCCCGCCTCCTCCGCCATGGCCGTGGCCAGGCGGTCGGGCTGGGAGGAGTCGGCGAAGACGGCCTCGACGCCCGCCGCGCTCACGGCGTCGGCCAGGGACTTGAGGTCGGAGCTGCTGGGCGAGGCCAGGGTGGTGCCGCTGGGGATCACGGCGCCCACGACCTCGAACCCGTAGCGTTCGGCGAGGTAGCCGAAGACGTGGTGGTTGGTCACCAGGTTGCGGTCCTCCTCCGGGATCGCGGCGAACTCCTCGGCCATCCACGCGTCCAGCTCCTCCAGCTGTGCGGTGTAGGCCTCGGCGTTGGCGCGCACGGCCTCGGCGTCCACGCCGTCCACCTCGGCGACCACGTGTTCGGCGATCAGCTCCACGGCCCGGACGACCCGCCGGGGGTCGGTCCAGAAGTGCGGGTCGGGCTCGCCCTCGTCCTCGTTGTCCGCGGCGTCCCCGCCGGGGGAGAAGGCCAGGGGGTCCACCTGGGCGCCGACCTCCAGGGCGGGTATCCCGGCCTCCTCGGCGGCGGCGACGTTGCGCAGCACGCCCTCCTCCAGGCCGAGCCCGTTGTAGACCACGAGCGCCGCGTTCTCCACGAGCGCGGCCTCCCGAGCGGAGATGCCGAAGGAGTGCGGGTCCGCGTTGGGCTTCATCAGGACGGTGACCTCGGCCTCCTCGCCCACGACCTCCCGCGTGAGGTCGCCCAGGATGTTGGTGGTCACCACGATCCCCTCGCCCCCGTCCTCCTGCGAGGAGCAGGAGGCCGTGCCGAGCAGGACCGCCCCGGCCAGGGCGGACGCGGTCGCGGCGCGCAGGAGCGCCTTCGGAGCCGTCACGGCGGTCACCATCCCGTCTCGACCATGAGGTGCGGCGCGATGCCCGGGTCGAGGGTGCGCGCCACGCGCAGGTCGTCGTTGTAGTCGATCTCGTGCACCACACCGCGCCCGGTGTCGTTGACGTAGGCGCGGCTGGTGTCCGCGCGGATGACGGGGGCGTGCGCGGTGTCGGTGCCGTCGAGCAGGTCGGCGGAGGCCAGTTCCCCACCCGAGGCCGGGTCCAGGGAGTGCAGGGTCCCGTCGCCGGTCAGGGCCAGGACGGGGGTGCCCTCGCCGACGGCCGTCGCGGTCACGGCGCCCTCCAGTTCCAGCGCGGTCCAGCCGGGTTCGGCCAGGTCCAGGACCCACAGGTCGCCGCCGGTCGAGACCGAGGCCAGGGTCGCCGAACCGGGGCGGTGCCCGAACTCCTCGACCCGCTCATCGGAGCCGCCGGGGTAGTCCACCAAGTCGCCGGAGAGCTCCCCGTCCTCCTCGGTGACGTGCAGGGCGCCCTCGGCGCAGCCGATGACGGCTCCGCGCCGGGTGACGGCCTGGCCCAGGGGGTCGGTGCAGGCGGCGTCGAGCGCGGCGACGGGGGAGCCGTCCCGGTCGAGCACCTCGACCTCGCCCCCGGAGCCGCCCCCGGCCACCAGGAGGTGTTCGGCGAAGGGCAGGACCACCGCGGCGCCGTCGGGGAGGGCCGCGGCCTCCTCGACCGACCCCTCCTCCAGCGCGGCCCGGTCGAGCACGGCGGCGCCGTCCGGCGCGGACAGCGCGGTCAGGGCGGTGTCGGAGGCGACCCGGCCCGCGGCCAGGCCCTCCACCGTGCCCGCGAGTCCGACACCGGTCCGGTAGTAGTGCTTGTGGTCCCCGTGGTCGACGGTCCACGCCCCGCTGTCCACCACGGTGGTCATCCGGTGGTCGGATGAGTACAGGTACGCGAAGCGGCCGTCCCCGGCGATGCCGT is drawn from Nocardiopsis dassonvillei subsp. dassonvillei DSM 43111 and contains these coding sequences:
- the manD gene encoding D-mannonate dehydratase ManD, whose product is MRITSADVIVTCPGRNYVTLKITTEDGTTGLGDATLNGRELSVASYLRDHVCPLLVGRDSGRINDIWQYLYRGAYWRRGPVTMTAIAAVDCALWDILGKRVGKPVHQLLGGAARDGVMVYGHASGQSVDDLLDSVGGFLDQGYRAVRVQAAVPGLESTYGLHHPGTGHTYEPADAAMPTDNVWHTPAYLDFAPEMMKAVRERFGYGFHLLHDVHHRLSPLEAAQLGRSLEPYRMFWIEDPTPAEDQEAFRTIRQHTTTPLAVGEVFNTIWDCQHLITERLIDYIRMSVSHSGGITHLRRIFDLADLYGVRTGSHGAGDLSPVSFAAALHLDLTVPNFGIQEYMGHLEPASEVFRTSYTFADGYMHPGDAPGLGVEIDEEAAARYPYEARYLPVNRRLDGSMHDW
- the aztD gene encoding zinc metallochaperone AztD, with translation MNTPTNNATTRFPARAALPVLLSAGLLLTACGTGEEAPQEQGGEERAAAQAVVDNPVVTTYDGGLYVLDGQTLEVVQDIALEGFNRINPAGDDRHVLVSTSEGFQVLDAAGAELTDTLFPADTPGHVVRHAGRTVLFADGSGEITAFDTDSLGDGLPETDVTNAEEAHHGVAVELADGEMLLTLGDEEERVGAVVLDASGEEVARSEECPGVHGETTAEGEAVVIGCEDGVLVYQDGGFTKVDSPDEYGRIGNQAGSEESPIVLGDYKTDPDAELERPERVALVDTAAGDLTLVDLPASYTFRSLGRGPEGEALVLGTDGSLHVIDPEAGEVVDSIEVMDEWQEPLEWQQPRPALFVRGATAYVSDPATKQVHALDLESGEVTASVTLDAEPNELSGVAS
- the aztC gene encoding zinc ABC transporter substrate-binding protein AztC, whose translation is MVTAVTAPKALLRAATASALAGAVLLGTASCSSQEDGGEGIVVTTNILGDLTREVVGEEAEVTVLMKPNADPHSFGISAREAALVENAALVVYNGLGLEEGVLRNVAAAEEAGIPALEVGAQVDPLAFSPGGDAADNEDEGEPDPHFWTDPRRVVRAVELIAEHVVAEVDGVDAEAVRANAEAYTAQLEELDAWMAEEFAAIPEEDRNLVTNHHVFGYLAERYGFEVVGAVIPSGTTLASPSSSDLKSLADAVSAAGVEAVFADSSQPDRLATAMAEEAGVHIEVVPLFSESLSEEGGGAATYLEMMRSNTEAIATGLRGE